One Cytobacillus sp. FSL H8-0458 DNA segment encodes these proteins:
- a CDS encoding thymidine kinase — protein sequence MYVMNHHGWVEVICGSMFSGKSEELIRRVRRAQFAKQQIAVFKPQIDNRYSDEAVVSHNGTSVIAKPLTQSTDIFKYITPETDLIAIDEVQFFDDEIVKVIQHLADSGHRVIAAGLDQDFRGEPFGQMPAIMAIAELVTKLQAVCAVCGSPASRTQRLINGNPASYDDPVILVGASEAYEPRCRHHHEVPKSPNVLEKQKTTEFLS from the coding sequence ATGTACGTTATGAATCATCACGGATGGGTGGAAGTCATTTGCGGCAGCATGTTCTCCGGCAAATCAGAAGAACTGATTCGCCGTGTGCGCAGAGCTCAGTTCGCCAAACAGCAAATCGCTGTATTTAAACCGCAGATTGATAACCGATATAGTGATGAAGCTGTCGTTTCACATAATGGAACTTCGGTCATAGCTAAACCCCTGACCCAGTCTACCGATATTTTTAAATACATTACACCTGAAACTGATTTGATTGCTATCGATGAAGTGCAATTTTTTGATGATGAAATTGTCAAAGTCATTCAGCACTTGGCCGACAGCGGACATCGTGTCATCGCTGCTGGACTTGACCAGGACTTCCGCGGGGAGCCGTTTGGCCAAATGCCTGCCATCATGGCGATAGCAGAATTGGTAACAAAGCTTCAAGCCGTCTGTGCCGTCTGCGGATCACCTGCAAGCCGTACACAGCGCCTGATCAATGGAAATCCAGCTTCATATGATGACCCGGTTATTTTAGTTGGCGCCTCAGAAGCCTATGAACCGCGCTGCCGCCATCACCATGAAGTTCCCAAATCACCCAATGTTTTAGAAAAACAGAAGACAACCGAGTTTTTATCATAA
- the rpmE gene encoding 50S ribosomal protein L31: MKSGIHPNYKKAMVKCACGNEFETGSVQEEIRVETCSECHPFYTGRQKFAEAGGRVDRFNKKYGIKSEQK; encoded by the coding sequence ATGAAATCAGGAATTCATCCTAACTATAAAAAAGCAATGGTGAAATGTGCTTGCGGTAACGAGTTCGAAACCGGTTCTGTTCAAGAAGAGATCCGCGTTGAAACTTGCTCTGAGTGCCATCCATTCTATACTGGACGTCAAAAATTCGCTGAAGCCGGCGGACGTGTTGACCGTTTCAATAAGAAATACGGCATTAAGTCAGAACAAAAATAA
- the rho gene encoding transcription termination factor Rho produces the protein MGLNISSLENMKLKELYELAREYKVSYYSKLSKKELIFAILKARAEQEGYFFMEGVLEIIQSEGFGFLRPINYSPSSEDIYISASQIRRFDLRNGDKVSGKVRPPKENERYFGLLQVEAVNGDDPESAKERVHFPGLTPLYPNRHMKLETGTRQLSTRIMDLLAPVGFGQRGLIVAPPKAGKTMLLKEIANSITTNHPEAELIVLLIDERPEEVTDIERSVAGDVVSSTFDEVPENHIKVAELVLERAMRLVEHKRDVVILMDSITRLARAYNLVIPPSGRTLSGGIDPAAFHRPKRFFGAARNIEEGGSLTILATALVDTGSRMDDVIYEEFKGTGNMELHLDRSLAERRIFPAIDIRRSGTRKEELLIQKDHLDKLWAIRKSMSDSPDFAEKLLRKLRQTKSNEEFFANLAEEMKAKRSH, from the coding sequence ATGGGTTTAAACATTTCAAGTTTAGAAAATATGAAGCTTAAAGAGCTTTATGAACTTGCCCGTGAATATAAAGTTTCTTATTACAGCAAGTTATCGAAAAAAGAATTAATTTTTGCCATCCTGAAAGCAAGAGCAGAGCAGGAAGGCTACTTCTTCATGGAAGGTGTCCTGGAGATTATTCAGTCAGAAGGATTCGGATTCCTTCGTCCAATCAACTATTCACCAAGCTCTGAGGATATTTATATTTCCGCTTCCCAAATCCGCCGTTTCGATTTGAGAAACGGAGATAAGGTTTCAGGAAAAGTCCGTCCTCCAAAAGAAAATGAGCGTTATTTCGGCCTTCTGCAGGTTGAAGCTGTGAATGGCGATGATCCGGAATCAGCAAAAGAGCGCGTTCACTTTCCTGGTCTGACACCACTCTATCCAAACCGCCATATGAAATTGGAGACAGGTACAAGACAGCTGTCTACAAGAATTATGGATCTGCTTGCACCGGTTGGATTTGGTCAGCGCGGTCTGATTGTCGCTCCTCCAAAAGCAGGTAAGACCATGCTTTTAAAAGAAATTGCCAATAGCATTACCACCAACCACCCGGAAGCGGAACTGATCGTGCTATTGATTGACGAGCGTCCGGAAGAGGTAACAGACATCGAGCGTTCCGTTGCAGGCGATGTGGTCAGCTCTACGTTTGATGAAGTGCCGGAAAACCATATTAAAGTGGCCGAGCTCGTTCTTGAACGCGCTATGCGTCTCGTTGAGCATAAGCGTGATGTTGTAATTCTGATGGACAGTATTACAAGACTGGCTAGAGCATATAACCTGGTTATTCCTCCAAGCGGCAGAACCCTTTCCGGCGGTATTGACCCGGCGGCATTCCACCGTCCAAAGCGTTTCTTCGGTGCAGCCCGAAACATTGAAGAGGGCGGAAGCTTAACGATTCTGGCAACTGCACTCGTTGACACGGGTTCACGAATGGATGATGTTATTTACGAAGAATTCAAGGGGACAGGCAATATGGAGCTGCACCTTGACCGTTCACTGGCTGAAAGAAGAATCTTCCCGGCCATCGACATCCGCCGCTCCGGCACGCGTAAAGAGGAACTTCTTATTCAGAAGGATCACCTTGACAAGCTGTGGGCAATCCGCAAGTCCATGTCAGATTCACCGGACTTCGCCGAAAAACTTCTCCGCAAGCTGAGACAGACAAAATCGAATGAAGAATTTTTCGCTAACCTTGCTGAAGAAATGAAGGCTAAGCGTTCGCATTAA
- the glpX gene encoding class II fructose-bisphosphatase, with translation MERSLSMELVRVTEGAALASARWMGRGLKDEADDAATSAMRDVFDTVPMKGTVVIGEGEMDEAPMLYIGEKLGTGYGPRVDVAVDPLEGTNIVASGGWNALAVLAVADHGNLLHAPDMYMDKIAVGPEAVGQIDINASVLDNLKAVAKAKNKDIQDVVATVLNRERHEHIISQLREAGARIKLINDGDVAGAINTAFDETGVDILFGSGGAPEGVLAAVALKCLGGEIQGKLLPQNDAEAERCLKMGLDINKVLLMEDLVKGDDAIFAATGVTDGELLKGVQFKGSYGSTHSIVMRAKSGTVRFVEGRHSLKKKPNLVIK, from the coding sequence ATGGAAAGAAGTTTGTCAATGGAATTAGTTCGCGTAACGGAAGGTGCCGCTTTAGCATCAGCACGCTGGATGGGCCGCGGATTAAAAGATGAGGCGGATGATGCCGCTACTTCTGCAATGAGAGATGTATTCGATACAGTGCCAATGAAAGGAACAGTCGTTATCGGGGAAGGCGAAATGGATGAAGCGCCAATGCTTTATATCGGCGAAAAGCTTGGAACAGGCTATGGTCCGCGTGTAGATGTCGCTGTTGATCCGCTTGAAGGCACTAACATCGTAGCATCCGGCGGCTGGAATGCATTAGCTGTACTTGCAGTAGCTGACCATGGAAATCTTCTGCATGCTCCGGATATGTACATGGACAAAATTGCAGTCGGTCCTGAAGCGGTTGGACAAATTGATATTAACGCTTCTGTTTTGGATAATTTGAAAGCGGTGGCAAAAGCCAAAAACAAGGATATTCAGGATGTTGTGGCGACAGTGCTTAACCGTGAGCGCCATGAACACATCATCAGCCAGCTTCGCGAAGCTGGTGCCAGAATTAAATTAATCAATGATGGCGACGTGGCTGGAGCCATTAATACTGCCTTTGATGAAACGGGTGTCGATATTCTGTTCGGATCCGGCGGAGCACCAGAAGGCGTGCTGGCAGCTGTTGCCCTTAAGTGCCTTGGCGGGGAAATTCAGGGGAAACTTCTTCCGCAAAATGACGCAGAGGCTGAGCGCTGCTTAAAGATGGGCCTTGATATTAACAAAGTCCTTCTTATGGAAGACCTGGTAAAAGGCGATGACGCAATTTTTGCTGCAACTGGCGTAACAGATGGGGAGCTTTTGAAGGGTGTACAGTTTAAAGGCTCATATGGTTCAACCCATTCAATTGTTATGCGTGCCAAATCAGGAACGGTCCGCTTTGTCGAAGGGCGCCATAGTCTGAAGAAAAAGCCTAATCTTGTTATTAAATAA
- a CDS encoding UDP-N-acetylglucosamine 1-carboxyvinyltransferase, translated as MEKLMIAGGYPLKGTVRISGAKNSAVALIPATILAESPVTIEGLPDISDVQILKDLLEEIGGTVEFSENDMTVDPSSMISMPLPNGKVKKLRASYYLMGAMLGRFKKAVIGLPGGCHLGPRPIDQHIKGFEALGARVTNEQGAIYLRADELRGARIYLDVVSVGATINIMLAAVRAKGRTIIENAAKEPEIIDVATLLTNMGAKIKGAGTDVIRIDGVDHLHGCQHTIIPDRIEAGTYMIVGAAAGEGVLIDNVIPHHLESLIAKLREMGVQIETNDDQVFVGPAEKMKAVDIKTLVYPGFPTDLQQPLTSLLTGAEGTSMVTDTIYSARFKHIDELRRMNANIKVEGRSAIINGPVQLQGAKVKASDLRAGAALVIAGLMAEGVTEVTGLEHIDRGYSHLVEKLNGLGATIWREEMSKEEMEQMKNA; from the coding sequence ATGGAAAAGCTAATGATTGCAGGTGGATATCCTTTAAAAGGTACTGTCCGGATCAGCGGAGCGAAGAATAGTGCTGTTGCGCTGATTCCAGCTACCATTTTAGCGGAATCGCCTGTAACAATTGAAGGTTTGCCGGATATTTCGGATGTACAAATTCTAAAAGATTTGCTTGAAGAAATAGGGGGCACTGTCGAATTCTCTGAAAATGATATGACAGTTGATCCCTCTTCCATGATTTCCATGCCTTTGCCGAACGGAAAAGTAAAAAAACTGCGCGCTTCCTATTATTTAATGGGAGCGATGCTCGGCCGATTTAAAAAAGCGGTTATTGGACTTCCCGGAGGATGCCATCTCGGACCAAGGCCGATCGACCAGCATATAAAAGGGTTTGAAGCTCTTGGCGCGCGTGTGACCAATGAGCAGGGAGCCATTTACCTTCGTGCCGATGAACTGCGCGGAGCCCGTATTTATCTCGATGTTGTCAGTGTTGGAGCAACCATCAATATCATGCTTGCCGCTGTCAGGGCAAAAGGCAGAACCATTATCGAAAATGCAGCAAAAGAGCCTGAAATCATTGATGTTGCTACCCTTTTGACCAATATGGGCGCGAAAATCAAGGGTGCCGGCACAGATGTGATCCGCATTGATGGTGTGGACCATCTGCATGGCTGCCAGCATACAATCATCCCGGACCGGATTGAAGCGGGAACGTATATGATCGTTGGTGCAGCGGCCGGAGAAGGCGTGCTGATTGACAATGTCATCCCGCACCATCTTGAGTCCTTAATTGCAAAGCTGCGCGAAATGGGCGTTCAGATTGAAACGAACGACGACCAGGTATTTGTCGGACCAGCTGAGAAAATGAAAGCTGTGGATATAAAAACACTTGTTTATCCGGGCTTCCCTACAGACCTGCAGCAGCCGCTGACTTCTCTGTTAACGGGAGCAGAAGGGACAAGCATGGTCACTGATACTATTTATAGTGCCCGTTTTAAGCATATTGATGAGCTGCGCAGAATGAATGCCAACATTAAAGTGGAAGGGCGCTCTGCGATCATCAATGGACCTGTTCAGCTTCAGGGTGCTAAAGTGAAGGCGAGTGATTTGCGCGCAGGCGCTGCACTGGTAATTGCCGGCTTAATGGCGGAAGGTGTCACTGAAGTCACAGGCTTAGAGCATATCGACAGAGGCTACAGCCACCTGGTTGAAAAGCTGAATGGACTTGGTGCCACAATCTGGCGGGAAGAAATGAGCAAAGAAGAAATGGAACAAATGAAGAACGCATAA
- the fsa gene encoding fructose-6-phosphate aldolase, with protein MKFFIDTANMDEIKEAYALGVVAGVTTNPSLVAKEKNVSFPDRLREITDLVPGSVSAEVIALDAEGMIKEGRELAAIAPNITIKVPMTPDGLKAVSAFSKEGIKTNVTLIFSANQALLAARAGATYVSPFLGRLDDIGHNGLDLISTISEIFAIHDIDTEIIAASIRHPQHVTDAALRGAHIATVPYKVIQQLFSHPLTDKGIEAFLADWNSRG; from the coding sequence ATGAAGTTTTTCATCGATACAGCGAACATGGACGAAATTAAAGAAGCATACGCGCTTGGGGTAGTTGCAGGAGTAACAACCAACCCTTCACTGGTGGCAAAGGAAAAGAATGTATCCTTTCCTGACCGTCTTCGCGAAATCACGGATTTGGTGCCAGGCTCAGTTAGCGCCGAGGTCATCGCTCTAGATGCTGAAGGCATGATTAAAGAAGGAAGAGAGCTTGCAGCGATTGCACCAAACATCACAATCAAGGTGCCAATGACACCGGATGGCCTGAAAGCAGTAAGTGCTTTTTCAAAAGAAGGCATTAAAACAAATGTAACGCTGATCTTCAGTGCAAACCAGGCGCTGCTTGCTGCAAGAGCAGGTGCAACATATGTTTCTCCATTCCTTGGACGTTTGGACGATATTGGCCACAACGGTCTTGATCTGATCTCCACAATCTCAGAGATCTTCGCGATTCATGACATTGATACAGAAATCATTGCGGCTTCCATCAGACATCCTCAGCATGTGACGGATGCAGCATTAAGAGGAGCTCATATTGCGACAGTTCCTTATAAAGTCATCCAGCAATTATTCAGCCATCCTCTGACAGATAAGGGAATCGAAGCGTTCCTCGCAGACTGGAACTCAAGAGGATAA
- a CDS encoding class II fructose-bisphosphate aldolase, which produces MPLVSMTEMLNKAKSEGYAVGQFNLNNLEFTQAILQAAEEEKSPVILGVSEGAARYMGGFKTVVKMVEGLLEDYKITVPVAIHLDHGSSFDKCKEAIDAGFTSVMIDASHDPFEQNVETTSKVVEYAHSKGVSVEAELGTVGGQEDDVVADGVIYADAKECEELVKRTGIDCLAPALGSVHGPYKGEPNLGFAEMEEIGSLTGVPLVLHGGTGIPTKDIQKSISLGTAKINVNTENQIASAKRVREVLAADTEVYDPRKYLGPAREAIKETVIGKMREFGSSNKA; this is translated from the coding sequence ATGCCTTTAGTTTCTATGACTGAAATGCTTAATAAAGCAAAATCAGAAGGCTATGCAGTGGGTCAATTTAACTTAAACAACCTTGAGTTCACTCAAGCGATCCTGCAGGCGGCAGAAGAAGAAAAGTCACCGGTTATCCTTGGTGTTTCCGAAGGTGCTGCGCGCTACATGGGCGGTTTTAAAACGGTTGTAAAAATGGTTGAAGGACTGCTTGAAGATTACAAAATTACCGTTCCTGTGGCTATCCACTTAGACCACGGTTCAAGTTTTGATAAATGTAAAGAAGCAATCGATGCCGGATTCACATCTGTTATGATCGATGCTTCCCATGATCCATTCGAACAAAACGTCGAGACTACTTCAAAAGTAGTTGAATATGCACATTCAAAAGGCGTTTCAGTTGAAGCAGAGTTAGGAACTGTCGGCGGACAGGAAGACGATGTTGTGGCTGATGGCGTTATTTATGCTGATGCTAAAGAATGTGAAGAGCTGGTTAAGCGCACAGGCATCGACTGCCTTGCTCCGGCCCTTGGTTCTGTTCATGGACCATACAAAGGCGAGCCTAACCTTGGCTTTGCTGAAATGGAAGAGATCGGAAGCCTTACAGGTGTTCCTCTAGTTCTTCATGGCGGAACTGGAATCCCAACAAAGGATATCCAAAAGTCCATCTCTTTAGGAACTGCTAAAATCAATGTAAACACTGAAAACCAAATTGCTTCTGCAAAACGCGTTCGCGAAGTATTGGCAGCAGATACAGAAGTATACGATCCGCGCAAATACTTAGGACCGGCACGCGAAGCGATTAAAGAAACTGTAATCGGCAAAATGCGCGAATTCGGTTCTTCAAACAAAGCATAA
- a CDS encoding response regulator yields MMKGKILIVDDQFGIRILLNEVLQKEGYDTYQAANGVQALDIVSKHSPDLVLLDMKIPGMDGIEILKRMRVVDKDIRVIIMTAYGELDMIQEAKDLGALTHFAKPFDIDDIRAAVKKYLLVPNS; encoded by the coding sequence TTGATGAAAGGGAAAATTTTAATCGTAGATGATCAGTTCGGAATCCGTATTTTACTTAATGAGGTACTGCAGAAGGAAGGGTATGACACATACCAGGCTGCCAATGGAGTCCAGGCTCTCGACATTGTTTCCAAGCATTCACCTGACCTTGTTCTTCTTGATATGAAAATACCGGGAATGGACGGGATTGAAATTTTAAAAAGAATGAGAGTAGTGGATAAAGATATCCGCGTTATTATCATGACAGCTTACGGTGAACTCGATATGATTCAGGAAGCAAAGGATCTGGGTGCTCTTACTCACTTTGCGAAGCCATTCGATATCGATGACATCAGGGCGGCAGTAAAGAAATATTTGCTTGTCCCTAACTCATAA
- a CDS encoding DUF2529 domain-containing protein produces MLKMFSTQLTGLFKRLQEKEEFSIEDSARLLAQAAAGDGKIYIYGTKEMAAIGYEAIQSQEPLRDAAILEKEAEVSETDRVIIFSRYSDDEDAAVLAKSLSEKGIPFVAVSTLRTDHGGSLADFADIHIDLKLAKGLLPDEEGNRFGYPASMAALFVYYGIKFTIDEILAEFE; encoded by the coding sequence TTGCTGAAAATGTTTTCTACCCAGCTGACAGGCTTATTTAAAAGACTTCAGGAAAAAGAGGAATTTTCCATTGAGGACAGCGCCCGCCTTTTGGCCCAGGCTGCTGCCGGTGATGGGAAAATATATATTTACGGAACTAAAGAAATGGCTGCAATCGGTTATGAAGCCATTCAAAGTCAGGAACCCCTTAGAGATGCAGCGATTTTGGAGAAAGAGGCGGAAGTCTCAGAAACAGACCGGGTCATCATCTTTTCTAGATATTCGGATGACGAAGACGCAGCCGTTCTGGCAAAATCTTTATCCGAAAAAGGGATACCATTTGTGGCAGTAAGCACTTTAAGGACTGATCATGGCGGCAGCCTGGCTGATTTCGCTGATATTCATATAGATTTAAAGCTTGCGAAAGGCCTTCTGCCTGACGAAGAGGGCAATCGCTTCGGCTATCCGGCTTCCATGGCTGCTTTGTTTGTGTATTATGGAATTAAGTTTACGATTGATGAGATTTTGGCAGAGTTTGAGTAG
- a CDS encoding CTP synthase has protein sequence MTKYIFVTGGVVSSLGKGITAASLGRLLKNRGLTVTIQKFDPYINVDPGTMSPYQHGEVFVTGDGAETDLDLGHYERFVDINLTKYSSVTTGKIYSTVLRKERRGDYNGGTVQVIPHITNEIKDKVFRAGHETNSDVVITEIGGTVGDIESLPFLEAIRQIKSDIGRDNVMYIHCTLVPYIKAAGEMKTKPTQHSVKELRSLGIQPNVIVLRTEMPISQDMKDKIALFCDIDKEAVIEATDADTLYSIPLSLQDQKLDEIVCKHLKLNCGEADMTEWKQLVDKVLNLSRKTKIALVGKYVELQDAYISVVEALKHAGYAYDSDIEIKWINSEEVYSTNVNELLQDVDGILVPGGFGDRGIEGKILAIQYARENKKPFLGICLGMQLASIEFARNVLGLEGAHSAEIAPETPHPIIDLLPEQKDIEDLGGTLRLGLQACKLNEDTKAFEAYQDEVVYERHRHRYEFNNHYRQDMEKAGFVFSGTSPDGRLVEIIEVKDHPWFVASQFHPEFISRPTRPQPLFREFVGASLKFSEIL, from the coding sequence ATGACTAAGTATATTTTTGTTACGGGCGGAGTTGTTTCGTCACTGGGAAAAGGAATCACGGCAGCATCGCTTGGCCGCCTGCTGAAAAACAGAGGGTTAACGGTTACGATTCAGAAATTCGATCCTTACATAAATGTGGATCCGGGAACTATGAGCCCGTACCAGCATGGTGAGGTGTTTGTAACTGGTGACGGCGCAGAGACTGACCTGGACTTAGGCCACTATGAGCGCTTTGTTGATATTAACCTGACAAAGTACAGCAGTGTAACAACTGGTAAAATCTACTCAACAGTCCTTAGAAAAGAGCGCCGCGGCGACTATAACGGCGGAACGGTACAGGTCATTCCGCATATCACAAATGAAATTAAGGATAAAGTTTTCCGTGCAGGCCATGAAACAAATTCTGATGTGGTCATCACGGAAATCGGCGGAACAGTAGGGGATATTGAATCTCTTCCATTCCTTGAAGCGATCCGCCAGATTAAGAGCGATATCGGCCGTGATAATGTGATGTACATTCACTGTACATTGGTTCCTTACATCAAGGCAGCAGGGGAAATGAAAACAAAGCCGACACAGCACAGTGTTAAAGAACTTAGAAGCCTTGGCATTCAGCCAAACGTGATCGTTCTTCGTACTGAAATGCCAATTTCCCAGGATATGAAGGATAAAATTGCGCTATTCTGTGATATCGATAAAGAAGCAGTTATTGAAGCAACAGATGCGGATACGTTATATTCTATACCGCTATCTCTTCAAGATCAGAAGCTTGATGAAATCGTCTGCAAGCATTTGAAGCTGAATTGCGGAGAAGCGGACATGACCGAGTGGAAACAGCTGGTTGACAAGGTTCTAAACCTTTCAAGAAAAACTAAGATTGCTCTTGTCGGAAAATATGTTGAATTGCAGGATGCTTACATTTCTGTTGTAGAAGCCTTAAAACATGCGGGTTATGCATATGATTCTGATATTGAAATTAAATGGATCAACTCTGAAGAAGTGTACAGCACGAACGTGAATGAACTGCTTCAGGACGTGGACGGAATCCTGGTGCCGGGCGGATTTGGCGACCGCGGCATTGAAGGGAAAATCCTTGCTATTCAATATGCGCGCGAAAACAAGAAGCCATTCCTTGGCATCTGCCTGGGCATGCAGCTGGCTTCCATTGAATTTGCAAGAAACGTATTGGGTCTTGAAGGGGCGCACTCAGCAGAAATTGCTCCTGAAACACCGCATCCAATTATCGACCTTCTGCCTGAGCAAAAGGATATTGAAGATTTAGGCGGAACACTGAGACTTGGACTGCAGGCCTGCAAATTAAACGAAGATACAAAAGCCTTTGAAGCTTACCAGGATGAAGTGGTATATGAGCGTCATCGCCATCGCTATGAGTTCAACAACCACTACCGTCAGGATATGGAAAAAGCAGGCTTTGTCTTCTCTGGTACAAGCCCTGATGGCCGCTTAGTGGAAATCATCGAAGTCAAGGATCACCCTTGGTTCGTCGCTTCCCAGTTCCATCCTGAATTTATCTCAAGACCAACTCGCCCTCAGCCATTATTCCGAGAATTTGTCGGGGCATCATTGAAGTTTAGCGAGATACTATAA
- the rpoE gene encoding DNA-directed RNA polymerase subunit delta, with the protein MSLEQFSKEELQEMSLIEVAYELLTSKKEPMAFNDIMKEVAKLMNLSEEQVKGKIAQFYTDLNIDGHFIGLGDNRWGLRSWYPVDQYEEEVVTVIKPKKKKAKKKDDDDLDLEDYDELDEEDIDYDDIDGFDDDDLTEDDDEDLLDDDDDLEDDDDFEDEDIVEKDEEFDLGDDDEELEEDELDEDEEEDL; encoded by the coding sequence TTGAGTTTGGAACAGTTCTCAAAAGAAGAATTGCAGGAAATGTCATTAATCGAAGTGGCTTATGAGCTTCTGACAAGCAAAAAAGAACCAATGGCCTTTAATGACATCATGAAAGAAGTAGCTAAACTTATGAACCTTTCAGAGGAACAAGTCAAGGGGAAAATTGCACAGTTCTATACAGATTTAAATATAGATGGCCATTTCATCGGATTGGGCGATAACCGCTGGGGTCTTCGTTCATGGTATCCAGTTGACCAATATGAAGAAGAAGTCGTAACGGTAATCAAGCCTAAGAAGAAAAAGGCGAAGAAAAAGGACGACGATGATCTCGATCTTGAAGATTATGATGAACTGGATGAAGAGGATATCGATTACGATGATATCGACGGATTCGATGATGATGATCTGACTGAAGACGATGATGAAGATCTTCTCGACGATGACGATGATCTTGAAGATGATGATGATTTCGAAGATGAAGATATCGTGGAAAAAGATGAAGAATTCGATCTTGGCGACGATGACGAAGAGCTTGAGGAAGATGAACTAGACGAAGACGAAGAAGAAGATTTATAA